A genomic window from Cupriavidus basilensis includes:
- a CDS encoding phosphoglycerate kinase — translation MTSVLRLSDLISQGKIAGKRVFIRADLNVPQDDAGQITEDTRIRASVPAIEACLQAGAAVMVTSHLGRPTEGEFKPEDSLAPVAARLAELLGKPVKLVQNWVDGNGEVSAVKPGEVVLLENCRVNKGEKKNSDELAQKMAKLCDVYVNDAFGTAHRAEATTHGIAKYAPIACAGPLLAAEIDALGKALGQPARPLVAIVAGSKVSTKLTILKTLAGKVDNLIVGGGIANTFMLAAGLKIGKSLAEADLVADARTIIDLMAARGASVPIPVDVVCAKEFSATAVATVKDAKDVADDDMILDIGPKTAQMLADQLKLAGTIVWNGPVGVFEFDQFSNGTKVLAQAIAESKAFSIAGGGDTLAAIAKYGIADQVGYISTGGGAFLEFLEGKKLPAFEVLEQRAAG, via the coding sequence ATGACCTCTGTCCTGCGTCTTTCCGATCTCATCTCCCAAGGCAAAATTGCCGGCAAGCGGGTTTTTATCCGCGCCGACCTGAACGTGCCGCAGGATGACGCCGGCCAAATCACCGAAGATACCCGCATCCGCGCCTCGGTGCCCGCCATCGAGGCTTGTCTGCAGGCAGGCGCCGCCGTGATGGTGACGTCGCACCTGGGCCGCCCGACCGAAGGCGAGTTCAAGCCCGAGGATTCGCTGGCGCCCGTGGCCGCGCGCCTGGCCGAGTTGCTCGGCAAGCCGGTCAAGCTGGTGCAGAACTGGGTCGACGGCAACGGCGAAGTGAGCGCGGTCAAGCCGGGCGAAGTGGTGCTGCTGGAAAACTGCCGCGTCAACAAGGGCGAAAAGAAGAACAGCGACGAACTGGCGCAGAAAATGGCCAAGCTGTGCGACGTCTACGTCAACGATGCCTTCGGCACCGCGCACCGCGCCGAAGCCACCACCCACGGCATCGCCAAATACGCGCCCATCGCCTGCGCCGGTCCGCTGCTGGCCGCCGAGATCGATGCGCTGGGCAAGGCCCTGGGCCAGCCGGCGCGTCCGCTGGTGGCAATCGTCGCCGGCTCCAAGGTGTCCACCAAGCTGACCATCCTCAAGACGCTGGCCGGCAAGGTCGACAACCTGATCGTCGGCGGTGGCATCGCCAATACCTTCATGCTGGCTGCCGGCCTGAAGATCGGCAAGTCGCTGGCCGAGGCTGACCTGGTGGCCGATGCACGCACCATCATCGATCTCATGGCCGCGCGCGGCGCCTCGGTGCCCATCCCCGTGGACGTGGTGTGCGCCAAGGAATTCAGCGCCACCGCGGTTGCCACCGTCAAGGACGCGAAGGACGTGGCCGACGACGACATGATCCTCGACATCGGCCCCAAGACCGCGCAGATGCTGGCGGACCAGCTCAAGCTGGCCGGCACCATCGTGTGGAATGGCCCGGTCGGCGTGTTCGAGTTCGACCAGTTCAGCAATGGCACCAAGGTGCTGGCCCAAGCCATCGCCGAGTCCAAGGCGTTCTCGATCGCCGGCGGCGGCGACACGCTGGCGGCCATCGCCAAGTACGGCATCGCTGACCAGGTGGGCTACATCTCCACCGGTGGCGGCGCTTTCCTGGAGTTCCTGGAAGGCAAGAAGCTGCCCGCGTTCGAGGTGCTGGAACAGCGCGCCGCGGGCTGA
- a CDS encoding DUF4349 domain-containing protein gives MTGRRALAALLLAASMLALSACGRPGGAPEGRPMAAAAADGMTTGELARGGQGEQQEAQRRYLALKYALTVENAADFLESGWKSVVQRCQALGCELLEAGFTRSRDGALPRGELRARIAPKALPDLLKAAEQGGTVVSNAVSSEDKTDQVIDAEARIKNTTELRDRLRAMLQNARGPLRDVIELERELARVQGELDAINGVRKMLAAQTDRNEVRIDFVARETFVSQRKVSPLRAAVNDIAELFLGSLAMLIRVAAGALPWLLVGVPLLWLALAWRRRRVARRKQAVPAPPGGAGPR, from the coding sequence ATGACCGGCCGGCGTGCTCTGGCGGCGTTGCTGCTGGCCGCCTCGATGCTGGCCCTGTCCGCGTGCGGCCGCCCGGGCGGCGCGCCCGAGGGGCGCCCCATGGCCGCCGCCGCGGCCGACGGGATGACCACCGGCGAACTGGCTCGGGGTGGCCAGGGCGAGCAGCAGGAGGCGCAGCGCCGCTATCTCGCGCTGAAGTACGCGCTGACGGTGGAGAACGCCGCCGACTTCCTGGAGTCTGGCTGGAAGAGCGTGGTGCAACGCTGCCAGGCGCTCGGCTGCGAGTTGCTGGAGGCGGGCTTTACCCGCAGCCGCGACGGCGCGCTGCCGCGCGGCGAGTTGCGCGCGCGCATCGCGCCCAAGGCTTTGCCGGATCTGCTCAAGGCGGCCGAGCAGGGCGGCACGGTGGTGTCCAACGCGGTGTCGAGCGAGGACAAGACCGACCAGGTGATCGATGCCGAAGCCCGCATCAAGAACACCACCGAGCTGCGTGACCGCCTGCGCGCCATGCTGCAGAACGCGCGCGGCCCGCTGCGCGACGTGATCGAGCTGGAGCGCGAGCTGGCGCGCGTGCAGGGTGAGCTGGATGCGATCAACGGAGTGCGCAAGATGCTGGCGGCGCAGACCGATCGCAATGAGGTCCGCATCGACTTTGTCGCGCGCGAGACCTTCGTCAGCCAGCGCAAGGTGTCGCCGCTGCGCGCTGCCGTCAACGATATCGCCGAGTTGTTCCTCGGCAGCCTGGCCATGCTGATCCGCGTGGCCGCCGGCGCGCTGCCGTGGCTGCTGGTTGGTGTGCCGCTGCTGTGGCTTGCGCTGGCCTGGCGCCGGCGCCGCGTGGCGCGCAGGAAGCAAGCCGTACCGGCGCCGCCGGGCGGCGCTGGCCCTCGATAA
- the pyk gene encoding pyruvate kinase — MTRSTKIVATIGPASSTLEMLTRMIAAGVDVVRLNFSHGVAADHIERARLVREAARACGREVAIMADLQGPKIRVGKFEHGKITLEVGEPFILDATCTLGNQERAGLDYEDLPRDVGPGDLLLLNDGLIVLVVDRVLGHEIFTTVRIGGELSNNKGINRQGGGLSAPALTAKDMEDIKTAMALGADYVAVSFPKNATDMEMARQLAAVAGQPHQHKARMIAKIERAEAIRPGVLEEILQASDGIMVARGDLAVEVGNAAVPALQKRMIRLAREANKLTITATQMMESMIVNPVPTRAEVSDVANAVLDGTDAVMLSAETAAGRYPVETVEAMAAVCVEAEKSEVVQLDTDFLNQTFGRIDQSIAMGALFTAYHLQVKAIAALTDSGATALWMSRHRIHVPIYAMTPNLASQRKMQLYRNVVPLPLEASADRDTALEQAEELLLSRGVVQRGDFIVLTIGEPMGQPGGTNTLKIVRVGA; from the coding sequence ATGACCCGTTCCACCAAGATCGTCGCTACCATCGGCCCCGCTTCCAGCACGCTGGAAATGCTCACGCGCATGATCGCGGCAGGGGTCGACGTGGTGCGCCTGAATTTCTCCCACGGCGTAGCCGCGGACCATATCGAGCGCGCTCGCCTGGTGCGCGAGGCGGCCAGGGCCTGCGGCAGGGAAGTCGCCATCATGGCTGACCTGCAAGGGCCGAAGATCCGCGTCGGCAAGTTCGAGCACGGCAAGATCACGCTGGAAGTGGGTGAGCCCTTCATCCTCGACGCCACCTGTACCCTGGGCAACCAGGAACGCGCCGGCCTCGATTACGAGGACCTGCCGCGCGACGTGGGCCCGGGCGACCTGCTGCTGCTCAACGATGGCTTGATCGTGCTGGTGGTGGACCGCGTGCTAGGCCACGAGATCTTCACCACGGTGCGGATCGGCGGCGAGCTGTCGAACAACAAGGGCATCAACCGCCAGGGCGGCGGCCTGTCGGCGCCGGCGCTGACCGCCAAGGACATGGAAGACATCAAGACCGCCATGGCGCTGGGCGCGGACTATGTCGCGGTGAGCTTCCCCAAGAACGCCACCGATATGGAAATGGCGCGCCAGCTCGCCGCGGTGGCCGGCCAGCCGCACCAGCACAAGGCCCGCATGATCGCCAAGATCGAGCGCGCCGAAGCGATCCGCCCGGGCGTGCTGGAAGAGATCCTGCAGGCCTCCGACGGCATCATGGTGGCCCGCGGCGACCTGGCCGTGGAAGTGGGCAACGCGGCCGTGCCCGCGCTGCAAAAGCGCATGATCCGGCTGGCGCGCGAGGCCAACAAGCTGACCATCACCGCCACCCAGATGATGGAGAGCATGATCGTCAACCCGGTGCCCACGCGCGCCGAGGTGTCGGACGTGGCCAACGCCGTGCTGGACGGCACCGATGCCGTGATGCTGTCGGCCGAGACCGCCGCCGGCCGCTATCCGGTGGAAACCGTGGAAGCCATGGCTGCGGTCTGCGTCGAGGCGGAGAAGTCCGAGGTGGTCCAGCTCGACACCGATTTTCTCAACCAGACCTTTGGCCGCATCGACCAGTCGATCGCCATGGGCGCACTGTTCACCGCCTATCATTTGCAGGTAAAGGCCATTGCCGCGCTGACCGATTCCGGCGCCACCGCGCTGTGGATGAGCCGGCATCGCATCCATGTGCCGATCTACGCAATGACGCCCAACCTGGCGTCGCAGCGCAAGATGCAGCTCTACCGCAATGTGGTGCCGCTGCCGCTGGAAGCCAGCGCCGACCGGGACACCGCGCTGGAACAGGCTGAGGAACTACTGCTGTCGCGCGGCGTTGTGCAGCGCGGCGACTTTATCGTGCTGACCATTGGCGAGCCGATGGGCCAGCCGGGTGGCACGAATACGCTGAAGATTGTCCGGGTTGGCGCCTGA
- the fba gene encoding class II fructose-bisphosphate aldolase (catalyzes the reversible aldol condensation of dihydroxyacetonephosphate and glyceraldehyde 3-phosphate in the Calvin cycle, glycolysis, and/or gluconeogenesis), giving the protein MPLVSMRQLLDHAAENGYALPAFNVNNLEQVQAIMQAADEVNAPVIMQASAGARKYAGEHFLRHLIEAAVEAYPHIPVVMHQDHGQSPAICQAAIDLGFSSVMMDGSLREDGKTPSDYEYNIEVTRKVVQLSHAIGVTVEGELGCLGSLETGEAGEEDGIGAEGKLDHSMLLTDPEQAADFVKATQLDALAIAIGTSHGAYKFTRKPTGDILAINRIKEIHARIPNTHLVMHGSSSVPQELLAEIRQFGGDMKETYGVPVEEIQDAIKYGVRKINIDTDIRLAMTGAIRRFFAENPSKFDPREYLKPAREAAKLVCKARYVAFGCEGQAAKIKPVSLDAIAQKYKSGELAQVVQ; this is encoded by the coding sequence ATGCCACTCGTATCGATGCGCCAGCTGCTCGACCACGCCGCCGAAAACGGCTACGCGCTGCCCGCCTTCAACGTGAACAACCTGGAACAGGTTCAGGCCATCATGCAGGCCGCGGACGAAGTCAATGCGCCGGTGATCATGCAAGCCTCCGCAGGCGCACGCAAGTACGCCGGCGAGCACTTCCTGCGCCACCTGATCGAAGCCGCTGTGGAAGCCTATCCGCACATCCCGGTGGTGATGCACCAGGATCACGGCCAGTCGCCGGCGATCTGCCAGGCCGCCATCGACCTGGGCTTCTCCTCGGTGATGATGGACGGCTCGCTGCGCGAAGACGGCAAGACCCCGTCCGACTACGAGTACAACATCGAAGTGACCCGCAAGGTGGTGCAGCTCTCGCACGCCATCGGCGTGACCGTGGAAGGCGAGCTTGGCTGCCTGGGCTCGCTCGAGACCGGCGAAGCCGGCGAGGAAGACGGCATCGGCGCCGAAGGCAAGCTGGACCATTCCATGCTGCTGACCGACCCTGAGCAAGCCGCCGACTTCGTCAAGGCCACCCAGCTGGACGCGCTGGCGATCGCCATCGGCACTTCGCACGGCGCTTACAAGTTCACCCGCAAGCCCACTGGCGATATCCTGGCGATCAACCGCATCAAGGAAATCCATGCCCGCATCCCCAACACCCACCTGGTGATGCACGGCTCGTCGTCGGTCCCGCAGGAACTGCTCGCGGAAATCCGCCAGTTCGGTGGCGACATGAAGGAAACCTACGGCGTGCCGGTCGAGGAAATCCAGGACGCCATCAAGTATGGCGTGCGCAAGATCAATATCGACACCGATATCCGCCTTGCCATGACCGGCGCGATCCGCCGCTTCTTTGCCGAGAACCCGAGCAAGTTCGACCCGCGCGAATACCTGAAGCCGGCCCGCGAAGCCGCCAAGCTGGTTTGCAAGGCACGCTACGTCGCCTTCGGCTGCGAAGGCCAGGCCGCCAAGATCAAGCCGGTCTCGCTCGACGCCATCGCGCAGAAGTACAAGTCGGGCGAACTCGCCCAGGTCGTGCAGTAA
- a CDS encoding phosphoribosylaminoimidazolesuccinocarboxamide synthase encodes MSNALYQSSITSLPLLGHGKVRDNYAVGDDKLLIVTTDRLSAFDVILGEPIPAKGRVLNQMANFWFKKLAHIVPNHETGIAAETVVSPAEVEQVQGRAVVVKRLKPILVEAVVRGYLAGSGWKDYQATGSVCGIELPAGLQNAQKLPEPIFTPAAKAEMGEHDENISFAETEERIGADLARQMRDISIRLYKEAADYAATRGIIIADTKFEFGLDENGTLTLMDEVLTADSSRFWPADSYEVGTNPPSFDKQFVRDWLEAVRIDGKPWPKTAPAPALPADVIEKTAAKYREALTRLTGEELQ; translated from the coding sequence ATGTCGAACGCTCTCTACCAGTCCTCCATCACTTCGCTGCCGCTGCTCGGCCACGGCAAGGTCCGCGACAACTACGCCGTGGGCGACGACAAGCTGCTGATCGTCACCACCGACCGCCTGTCGGCCTTCGACGTCATCCTGGGCGAGCCGATCCCGGCCAAGGGCCGCGTGCTCAACCAGATGGCCAACTTCTGGTTCAAGAAGCTGGCTCACATCGTGCCGAACCACGAAACCGGCATTGCCGCCGAGACCGTGGTGAGCCCGGCCGAAGTCGAGCAGGTGCAAGGCCGTGCCGTGGTGGTCAAGCGCCTCAAGCCGATCCTGGTGGAAGCCGTGGTGCGCGGCTACCTGGCCGGCAGCGGCTGGAAGGACTACCAGGCCACGGGCAGCGTGTGCGGCATCGAGTTGCCCGCCGGCCTGCAGAACGCGCAGAAGCTGCCCGAGCCGATCTTCACCCCGGCCGCCAAGGCCGAGATGGGCGAGCACGACGAGAACATCTCCTTTGCTGAAACGGAAGAGCGCATCGGCGCCGACCTGGCCCGCCAGATGCGCGATATCTCGATCCGCCTGTACAAGGAAGCCGCCGACTACGCCGCCACCCGCGGCATCATCATCGCCGACACCAAGTTCGAGTTCGGCCTGGACGAGAACGGCACGCTGACGCTGATGGACGAAGTGCTGACCGCCGACTCCTCGCGCTTCTGGCCCGCGGACTCGTATGAAGTCGGCACCAACCCGCCGTCCTTCGACAAGCAGTTCGTGCGCGACTGGCTGGAAGCCGTGCGCATCGACGGCAAGCCCTGGCCCAAGACCGCCCCGGCGCCCGCACTGCCTGCCGACGTGATCGAGAAGACCGCCGCCAAGTACCGCGAGGCGCTGACGCGCCTGACCGGCGAGGAACTGCAGTAA
- the purE gene encoding 5-(carboxyamino)imidazole ribonucleotide mutase: MSNTAKPLVGVVMGSSSDWDVMQNAVAMLKDFGVAFEARVVSAHRMADDMFEYAATARERGLRAIIAGAGGAAHLPGMIAAKTIVPVFGVPVPSRYLRGEDSLLSIVQMPKGVPVATFAIGEAGAANAALHAIATLATTDDALAAALEAFRAKQTEAARAMTLPV, from the coding sequence GTGAGCAATACAGCCAAGCCGCTGGTCGGCGTTGTGATGGGCAGCAGTTCCGACTGGGACGTGATGCAGAACGCGGTCGCCATGCTGAAGGATTTCGGCGTGGCCTTCGAGGCACGCGTGGTCTCCGCCCACCGCATGGCCGACGACATGTTCGAGTACGCCGCCACCGCGCGCGAGCGGGGCCTGCGCGCCATCATCGCCGGTGCCGGCGGTGCCGCGCACCTGCCCGGCATGATCGCCGCCAAGACCATCGTGCCGGTGTTCGGCGTGCCGGTGCCGTCGCGCTACCTGCGTGGCGAGGACTCGCTGCTGTCGATCGTGCAGATGCCCAAGGGCGTGCCGGTTGCCACCTTCGCCATCGGCGAAGCGGGCGCAGCCAATGCCGCGCTGCACGCCATCGCCACGCTCGCCACCACCGACGACGCGCTGGCCGCCGCGCTGGAGGCGTTCCGCGCCAAGCAGACCGAAGCTGCCCGCGCCATGACGCTGCCGGTGTAA
- a CDS encoding 5-(carboxyamino)imidazole ribonucleotide synthase, whose protein sequence is MPTDIHPHLVEAHTPESRAEFGIDNPSAPVLPGAWLGMLGGGQLGRMFTHAAQSMGYKVCVLDPDQDSPAGTIAEKHICAAYTDEAALAEMAKLCPAVTTEFENVPSLSLDRLEQLGAFVAPRGYCVSIAQNRIGEKKFFASCAEHTGVPTAPHWVIQHDADVDQVPEDLLPGILKTARMGYDGKGQARVRTREDVRAAWRAMQHVPCVLEKMLPLAYEVSVLAARAADGTTATWPLAENVHRDGILFSTVMPSTSVSDEIAARARAAAATITTEMGYVGVLCIEFFVLTDGSLVANEMAPRPHNSGHITMDACETSQFEQQVRAMARLPLGSTRQHSAGKMLNLLGDVWFEFGLERTPAWDEVVAQPGAKLHLYGKSDARPSRKMGHVNCVGGAAADAERAFDAALTALHIAP, encoded by the coding sequence ATGCCAACCGATATCCATCCCCACCTGGTCGAAGCCCACACGCCGGAGTCGCGTGCCGAGTTCGGCATCGACAATCCCAGCGCGCCGGTGCTGCCCGGCGCCTGGCTAGGCATGCTGGGCGGCGGCCAGCTCGGCCGCATGTTCACCCATGCCGCGCAGTCGATGGGCTACAAGGTTTGCGTGCTCGATCCGGACCAGGACAGCCCGGCCGGCACGATCGCCGAGAAGCACATCTGCGCGGCCTATACGGATGAAGCCGCGCTGGCCGAGATGGCCAAGCTGTGCCCGGCGGTGACCACCGAGTTCGAGAACGTGCCCTCGCTCTCGCTCGACCGGCTGGAGCAGCTCGGCGCCTTCGTCGCGCCGCGCGGCTATTGCGTGTCGATCGCGCAGAACCGTATCGGCGAGAAGAAGTTCTTCGCTTCCTGCGCCGAGCACACCGGCGTGCCCACCGCGCCGCACTGGGTGATCCAGCACGACGCGGACGTCGACCAGGTGCCCGAGGACCTGCTGCCCGGCATCCTCAAGACCGCGCGCATGGGCTATGACGGCAAGGGCCAGGCCCGCGTCAGGACCCGCGAAGACGTGCGCGCAGCGTGGCGCGCGATGCAGCACGTGCCGTGTGTGCTGGAAAAGATGTTGCCGCTGGCCTACGAGGTCTCGGTACTGGCCGCGCGCGCTGCCGACGGCACCACCGCCACCTGGCCGCTCGCCGAAAACGTGCACCGCGACGGCATCCTGTTCTCCACCGTGATGCCGTCCACCAGCGTCTCCGACGAGATCGCCGCGCGCGCCCGCGCCGCGGCCGCCACCATCACCACCGAGATGGGCTACGTGGGCGTGCTGTGCATCGAGTTCTTCGTGCTGACCGATGGCTCGCTGGTCGCCAATGAAATGGCGCCGCGCCCGCACAACTCCGGCCATATCACCATGGACGCCTGCGAGACCAGCCAGTTCGAGCAGCAGGTGCGCGCCATGGCGCGCCTGCCGCTGGGCAGCACGCGCCAGCATTCGGCCGGCAAGATGCTCAACCTGCTGGGCGATGTGTGGTTCGAATTCGGCCTGGAACGCACGCCGGCCTGGGACGAAGTCGTGGCCCAGCCCGGCGCCAAGCTGCACTTGTACGGCAAGAGCGATGCGCGCCCCTCGCGCAAGATGGGGCACGTGAATTGCGTGGGCGGCGCGGCGGCCGATGCCGAGCGCGCCTTCGATGCGGCCCTGACGGCGCTGCACATTGCGCCATGA
- a CDS encoding L-threonylcarbamoyladenylate synthase codes for MSRMPTSAELDQAVQLLEAGELVAFPTETVYGLGADAENPEAIARIYAAKGRPPNHPIIVHVVDGGDISYWVDDVPPAAQDLIDAFWPGPLTLILKRAEHIPAAVAGGQDSIGLRCPSHPVAQALLSRFKRGRGGIAAPSANKFGQVSPTTAQHVRDEFGDAVFVLEGDGVEVGIESTIVDLSRLEQGIGPVLLRPGAITPAMMAQVLGVTPLPPDAAAPRASGTLKAHYAPHTPLALCSAADLPAQLADLPADARVAWVGVQAAADPRCVWVQAPADAEGYARALYRLLRRLDGDGFARLVFEALPAGHEWDAVRDRLQRAAAAFGG; via the coding sequence ATGTCGCGCATGCCCACGTCCGCCGAACTTGACCAAGCGGTCCAACTGCTGGAGGCCGGCGAACTGGTCGCCTTCCCGACCGAGACGGTCTACGGCCTGGGCGCCGACGCGGAAAACCCCGAGGCCATCGCCCGCATCTACGCGGCCAAGGGACGCCCGCCCAATCACCCGATCATCGTGCACGTGGTGGATGGTGGCGACATCAGCTACTGGGTGGACGATGTGCCGCCGGCCGCGCAAGACCTGATCGACGCCTTCTGGCCAGGCCCGCTCACGCTGATCCTCAAGCGCGCCGAGCATATCCCGGCGGCGGTCGCCGGCGGCCAGGACAGCATTGGCCTGCGTTGCCCGTCGCATCCGGTTGCGCAGGCGCTGCTGAGCCGCTTCAAGCGTGGCCGCGGCGGCATTGCCGCGCCGTCCGCGAACAAGTTCGGGCAGGTTAGCCCGACCACGGCGCAGCACGTGCGCGACGAGTTTGGCGACGCGGTCTTCGTGCTTGAAGGCGACGGTGTTGAGGTTGGCATTGAATCGACCATCGTGGACCTGTCGCGGCTGGAGCAGGGCATTGGCCCGGTGCTGCTGCGCCCGGGCGCCATCACGCCGGCCATGATGGCGCAGGTGCTGGGCGTCACGCCGTTGCCGCCGGACGCTGCCGCGCCGCGCGCGTCAGGCACGCTCAAGGCGCACTATGCACCGCATACGCCGTTGGCCTTGTGCTCGGCCGCGGATCTGCCTGCGCAACTGGCCGATTTGCCCGCCGACGCGCGCGTGGCGTGGGTTGGTGTTCAGGCGGCGGCCGATCCGCGATGTGTGTGGGTGCAGGCGCCCGCCGATGCCGAGGGTTATGCGCGTGCGCTTTATCGCTTGTTGCGCCGGCTGGATGGGGATGGGTTTGCGCGGCTGGTGTTTGAGGCCTTGCCGGCTGGGCATGAGTGGGATGCGGTGCGGGATCGGTTGCAGCGGGCTGCGGCTGCGTTTGGGGGGTAA
- a CDS encoding integrase core domain-containing protein, with protein MPWSELKPMDQRILFVVDHVKGVESMSALCARYGVSRKTGYKWLERYEAEGLDGLAERSRRRREQDRVPYAIRQAILALRTQGGMEQGPKKIQKLLEARYGAELVPSRTTIYNVLKQAGRILPRRLRRRVMPHEGVLRSTQEPNGLWSADYKGQFLTGDHRWCYPLTVMDHASRYLLGCKGLNGPQLVPTRAVFEQLFRRYGLPDRLRTDNGVPFASTGSAGLSQLSIWWLKLGIVPERIERGHPEQNGRHERMHRTLKRATAQPPAATLSSQQRRMDEFRRYYNRERPHEALEQCTPQSCYTKSMRAYPSRLEEMSYASYILPHRVTKAGLIYQAGKIIYVGHLLQGEVVGLEAVADGIWRVHFGPIAIGLIDERQAKQHYLTIKVLPM; from the coding sequence ATGCCCTGGAGCGAGCTGAAACCCATGGACCAACGAATTTTGTTTGTGGTCGATCACGTCAAGGGTGTTGAGAGCATGAGCGCGCTGTGCGCGCGATATGGCGTCAGCCGGAAGACAGGTTACAAGTGGCTTGAGCGGTACGAAGCAGAGGGGCTGGATGGACTGGCCGAACGCAGCCGGCGTCGGCGTGAGCAGGATCGCGTGCCCTACGCGATCCGCCAGGCGATTCTGGCGCTGCGAACGCAGGGCGGGATGGAGCAAGGGCCGAAGAAGATCCAGAAGCTGCTGGAGGCCCGGTACGGGGCAGAGCTGGTGCCCTCGCGCACGACGATCTACAACGTACTTAAGCAAGCAGGACGGATCCTCCCACGGCGCTTGCGACGTCGTGTGATGCCGCACGAAGGCGTATTGCGCTCGACCCAGGAGCCGAACGGCTTGTGGAGTGCGGACTACAAGGGGCAGTTTCTGACGGGGGACCACCGGTGGTGTTACCCGTTGACGGTAATGGACCATGCGAGCCGGTATCTGCTGGGTTGCAAGGGCTTGAACGGGCCCCAGTTGGTACCTACGCGTGCGGTCTTCGAGCAACTGTTCCGGCGCTACGGCTTGCCGGACCGGCTGCGCACGGACAACGGCGTTCCGTTCGCGAGTACGGGTAGCGCAGGGTTGTCGCAGTTGTCGATCTGGTGGCTGAAGCTGGGGATCGTGCCGGAGCGGATCGAGCGAGGGCATCCGGAGCAGAACGGTCGGCACGAGCGCATGCACCGCACGCTCAAGCGAGCGACGGCGCAGCCGCCAGCGGCCACGTTGAGCAGCCAGCAGCGTCGCATGGATGAATTCCGGCGCTACTACAATCGGGAAAGGCCGCACGAGGCGTTGGAGCAATGCACGCCGCAGAGTTGCTACACAAAGTCGATGCGGGCCTATCCGAGTCGTCTTGAGGAGATGAGCTACGCGAGCTACATCCTGCCGCACCGAGTGACGAAAGCGGGGCTGATCTACCAGGCGGGCAAGATCATCTATGTCGGTCATCTCTTGCAGGGCGAGGTGGTCGGATTGGAGGCAGTTGCCGATGGGATATGGCGTGTGCACTTCGGCCCCATTGCCATAGGATTGATTGATGAACGCCAGGCGAAGCAGCACTACCTGACAATCAAAGTGTTACCTATGTGA